The following are from one region of the Rosistilla carotiformis genome:
- a CDS encoding exo-alpha-sialidase — MFASCLGAQENDWKLLPLEYNNPGLKVDLGVGLWAWPMPMDYDGDGDIDLLVACPDKPSNGVYYFENPSQDPAEKMPVFRPGVHVGKTSHNMQVSYVDGKPRILNTCFEYPRDEATGAFAFDKRKQIYPKGNVHENNVRGNMWRYVDYDGDGDHDIVVGAGDWSEYVWDNAYDRNGLWHNGRLRGYIYLIENGGSDQAPQYSDKPVKLQAGGGAIDVYGWPSPNFADFDGDGDLDLLCGEFLDGFTYFENIGTRTQPEYAAGSKLADDTGKPLVMDLQMITPTAFDWDGDGDLDLIVGDEDGRVALVENSGQMRGSKPVFLAPVYFQQESDTLKFGALATPAVYDWDGDGDEDILCGNTAGYIGLFENLGAGENGAPKWAAPKLLEAKQSESADSSKVFRVLAGSDGSIQGPCEAKWGYTTLSVADWDGDQDPDVIYNSILSRVGVLRNDDGVLIDTALETGQREAPPRWYWWQTLASDTLTQWRTTPFAIDFDADVSVDLVMLDQEGFLTLRRGGKAAERIFVDENNQPLQLNTRSCGSSGRVKLTVVDWDGDGRLDVLVNSQNALWYRNCEDRDGKIVLKKVGNLARRNVAGHTSSPSVCDFNRDGKPDLLIGAENGRLYFADHNDCITYPEEKLVAAKPKAIEEPKFPGFVSEEFVYTKASFPQCHASTICETNRGLVAAWFGGTREKDKDVGIWVSYHDGNGWSSPREWANGVQHDGLRYPCWNPVLYQSPGDGPTLLFFKVGPDPQTWWGEVMVSYDRGRSFVERKRLPDGIDGPVRCKPILLADGKTLLSGSSTEYDGWTIHFESTTLTDGQPSGTWKRVGPIEPATNFNAIQPTILQHADGRLQVLCRTKESVIVSSFSDDEGASWSKLEPIDMPNPNSGIDVVTLKDGRQLMIYNHLGSGKTGWGRRGLLNLAISDDGLAWHKVGVVERDEKGEFSYPAIIQSDDGLVHISYTWKRQRIKHVVVDPAKILAGSLLSKDNWDAE; from the coding sequence ATGTTTGCCAGTTGCCTTGGCGCTCAAGAGAACGACTGGAAATTGTTGCCACTGGAATACAACAACCCCGGCCTGAAGGTCGATCTGGGCGTTGGGCTGTGGGCCTGGCCGATGCCGATGGATTACGACGGTGACGGGGATATCGATCTGTTGGTGGCGTGTCCCGACAAACCTTCCAACGGCGTCTACTACTTCGAAAATCCGTCGCAAGACCCGGCCGAAAAGATGCCGGTCTTTCGCCCCGGAGTTCACGTCGGCAAGACCTCGCACAACATGCAGGTCAGCTACGTCGATGGCAAGCCGCGGATCTTGAACACCTGTTTTGAATACCCCCGCGACGAAGCGACCGGTGCGTTTGCCTTCGACAAGCGAAAACAGATCTATCCGAAGGGGAACGTCCACGAAAACAACGTTCGCGGAAACATGTGGCGATACGTCGATTACGACGGCGACGGCGATCACGATATCGTCGTCGGTGCCGGTGATTGGTCGGAATACGTGTGGGACAACGCCTACGATCGCAATGGCCTTTGGCACAACGGACGGCTGCGTGGTTACATCTACTTGATCGAGAACGGTGGCAGCGATCAGGCGCCGCAGTATTCCGACAAGCCTGTCAAATTGCAGGCTGGTGGCGGCGCCATCGACGTCTACGGCTGGCCCTCCCCCAACTTCGCCGACTTCGATGGCGATGGCGATCTCGACCTGTTGTGCGGTGAATTCCTGGACGGCTTCACCTACTTCGAGAACATCGGCACGCGGACCCAGCCAGAATACGCCGCCGGCAGCAAGCTGGCCGACGATACCGGCAAGCCGTTGGTGATGGATCTGCAGATGATCACTCCCACCGCGTTCGATTGGGATGGCGATGGCGATCTCGATTTGATCGTCGGAGATGAAGATGGTCGCGTCGCGCTTGTCGAAAACAGTGGCCAGATGCGCGGCAGCAAGCCGGTCTTCTTGGCTCCCGTCTATTTTCAACAGGAATCCGATACGTTGAAGTTTGGTGCGTTGGCGACCCCCGCGGTCTACGACTGGGATGGCGATGGCGACGAAGACATCCTGTGTGGCAACACGGCGGGATACATCGGCCTGTTCGAGAATCTTGGCGCCGGCGAAAACGGAGCGCCCAAGTGGGCTGCTCCTAAACTGTTGGAGGCGAAGCAGAGCGAATCGGCTGACAGTTCGAAGGTCTTCCGAGTCCTCGCCGGCAGCGATGGTTCGATCCAGGGACCGTGCGAAGCGAAGTGGGGTTACACGACGCTTTCGGTTGCCGATTGGGATGGCGATCAAGATCCCGACGTCATCTACAACTCAATCCTCTCTCGCGTCGGCGTGTTGCGGAACGACGATGGCGTGTTGATCGACACTGCGTTGGAGACCGGACAGCGCGAAGCTCCGCCACGATGGTATTGGTGGCAGACGTTGGCGTCGGACACGTTGACCCAGTGGCGGACGACTCCATTTGCCATCGATTTCGATGCCGATGTTAGCGTCGATCTGGTGATGCTGGATCAAGAAGGATTCCTGACGCTGCGACGCGGTGGCAAAGCTGCCGAACGCATTTTTGTCGACGAGAACAATCAACCGTTGCAGTTGAACACCAGGTCGTGTGGCAGTTCGGGACGCGTCAAACTGACGGTTGTCGACTGGGACGGCGACGGGCGATTGGACGTGCTGGTCAACTCGCAGAACGCTCTTTGGTACCGCAACTGCGAAGATCGCGATGGCAAGATCGTACTGAAGAAGGTCGGCAATCTGGCCCGGCGGAACGTCGCTGGGCACACATCAAGTCCTTCGGTCTGCGACTTCAATCGCGACGGCAAACCCGATCTGTTGATCGGTGCCGAAAACGGACGACTCTATTTCGCCGACCACAACGACTGCATCACCTATCCCGAGGAGAAGCTGGTGGCTGCAAAACCTAAGGCGATCGAGGAGCCCAAATTCCCTGGCTTTGTCAGCGAAGAATTCGTTTACACCAAAGCCAGTTTCCCGCAGTGCCATGCGTCGACGATCTGCGAGACCAATCGTGGGCTGGTGGCCGCGTGGTTCGGTGGAACGCGAGAGAAGGATAAAGACGTTGGCATCTGGGTCAGCTATCACGATGGAAACGGATGGTCGTCACCGAGGGAATGGGCCAACGGCGTGCAGCACGATGGGCTTCGGTATCCCTGCTGGAATCCCGTCCTCTATCAATCGCCTGGCGATGGGCCGACGTTGCTGTTCTTCAAAGTTGGCCCCGACCCACAAACTTGGTGGGGCGAGGTGATGGTCAGTTACGACCGTGGACGTTCGTTTGTCGAGCGCAAACGATTGCCCGATGGGATCGATGGCCCGGTCCGTTGCAAGCCGATCCTGTTGGCCGACGGCAAGACGCTGCTGTCGGGTTCGTCGACCGAATACGACGGTTGGACGATCCACTTCGAATCGACAACGCTGACCGATGGCCAGCCCAGCGGCACCTGGAAACGTGTTGGCCCGATTGAACCGGCGACCAATTTTAACGCGATCCAGCCGACGATTCTGCAGCACGCCGATGGGCGTTTGCAGGTGCTGTGCCGGACCAAGGAGAGCGTGATCGTCAGCAGCTTCTCCGACGACGAGGGTGCTTCGTGGTCGAAGCTGGAACCGATCGACATGCCGAATCCGAACTCGGGGATCGACGTAGTGACACTCAAGGATGGCCGCCAATTGATGATCTACAATCACCTTGGCAGCGGCAAAACCGGCTGGGGACGACGCGGTCTGCTGAACCTGGCGATCTCCGACGATGGCCTTGCGTGGCACAAGGTCGGCGTTGTCGAACGGGATGAAAAGGGTGAATTCAGCTACCCCGCGATCATCCAATCCGACGATGGCTTGGTCCACATCAGTTACACCTGGAAGCGTCAGCGGATCAAACATGTGGTCGTCGATCCGGCAAAGATCCTTGCCGGAAGCCTATTGAGCAAAGACAATTGGGATGCAGAGTGA
- a CDS encoding polysaccharide pyruvyl transferase family protein — MNKNLFNRRDALAMLGLATAGAAMAADDSAAPTNAKKKILLRSSWQTVNIGDIAHTPGVLQILRTHMPDAEITLWPSRVDNGVEELLRAEFPKLKIIKTADQRKQAFEECEFLLHGSGPSLVAQKDVIRWRDETQKPYGVYGITLPSKGSASTKPTTEPAMAKTIEVLSGAEFVFFRDSHSLALAKEKGCQSKIMEFGPDGAFACDLREPEKANAFLKANDLQPGKFLCCIPRLRYTPYWTIKDRPFDEVKHARNEAMKEHDHAQLRRAIVEVVKTTDLKVLVCPEDQTQMKVGKEMLVDPLPAEIRERVVWRPNYWLTGEAVSTYVQSAGLFGNEMHSPIMCIGHGIPAIVCRWAEQTSKGYMWEDIGLGQWLFDLDNPADMPKIVPAVREMAQNPDQAKQRAAAARKVVEQRQAETMAVLKRSLA, encoded by the coding sequence ATGAATAAAAACCTCTTCAATCGACGCGACGCCCTGGCCATGCTGGGGCTCGCGACCGCGGGTGCGGCGATGGCTGCCGACGATTCCGCGGCACCGACAAACGCCAAGAAAAAGATCCTGCTGCGATCGTCTTGGCAAACCGTCAACATCGGCGACATCGCTCACACACCCGGTGTGCTGCAAATCCTGCGGACTCACATGCCCGACGCGGAGATCACGTTGTGGCCGAGCCGCGTCGACAATGGAGTCGAAGAGTTGTTGCGGGCGGAGTTTCCGAAGCTGAAGATCATCAAAACCGCCGACCAGCGGAAGCAGGCTTTTGAAGAGTGTGAGTTTCTGTTGCACGGTTCAGGGCCTTCGTTGGTTGCTCAAAAAGATGTGATTCGTTGGCGCGACGAGACGCAAAAGCCGTATGGCGTCTATGGGATCACGCTACCGTCGAAGGGATCGGCTTCCACGAAACCGACGACGGAACCTGCGATGGCGAAGACGATTGAGGTGCTGAGCGGTGCCGAGTTTGTTTTCTTCCGCGATTCGCATTCGCTGGCTCTGGCCAAAGAAAAGGGTTGCCAATCGAAGATCATGGAATTTGGTCCCGACGGCGCGTTTGCTTGCGATCTGCGGGAACCGGAAAAAGCGAACGCCTTCTTAAAAGCCAACGATCTGCAGCCGGGCAAGTTCCTGTGCTGCATTCCGCGTCTGCGTTATACGCCGTATTGGACGATCAAGGATCGTCCGTTCGATGAGGTGAAGCACGCGCGGAACGAAGCGATGAAAGAGCACGATCATGCGCAGCTGCGTCGCGCGATCGTCGAGGTGGTCAAGACGACCGATCTGAAAGTTTTGGTCTGTCCCGAAGACCAAACGCAGATGAAGGTCGGCAAAGAGATGTTGGTCGATCCGCTGCCGGCGGAGATCCGCGAACGCGTCGTCTGGCGGCCGAACTATTGGTTGACGGGGGAAGCGGTCAGCACGTATGTGCAAAGTGCGGGGCTGTTTGGCAACGAGATGCATTCACCGATCATGTGCATCGGCCACGGCATCCCGGCGATCGTCTGCCGCTGGGCCGAACAGACGTCCAAGGGCTACATGTGGGAAGACATCGGATTGGGCCAGTGGCTGTTCGATCTGGACAATCCCGCCGACATGCCGAAGATCGTCCCCGCCGTCCGCGAGATGGCTCAAAACCCCGACCAGGCGAAGCAACGCGCCGCCGCGGCTCGCAAAGTTGTCGAGCAACGACAAGCCGAGACGATGGCTGTGCTAAAGCGTTCGCTCGCCTAA
- a CDS encoding glycoside hydrolase family 5 protein — protein sequence MRSVKILFAFVALLYGNSAVVADNPQSLISNGNFESDSDTNRWPDGWPRVDDGTWVEEAGNRFLRLRSPEAGKMVMLYREIAIPEGVEAIEFSWRQRITGLKVGKNSWFDARVLLEFLDADRNKVAPNPSAPASRKDTDGWQQRRTAFLVPEGARTLKWMPCLFQVAAGTFDLDDITLQRTDAGPLRAAAAKAAAERLAKQQASAAKRREKAAELLAEQGTLILNGDFESNTKQSDWPDHWGRPKSGSWISEAGNHFLRLDAVAGELVSVYRTVDIPADVQALELSWRQRVTGLQKGKLPWYDARIMLDLIGIDGKKLKQPSPPYTQKDTDGWVRRSSQFLVPPEALSLALMPSLFQVQAGRLDLDDLTLRPVDPAPLLAKAKQRAAEIAARHVPFEKPDQTKWPSQLKVVGNRVHDVDGNEVWLQGVNVGGLETLPHDRQMIKSAVVAIDQWKANVIRVPMKESFWYGHSPYQKDEGKEYREIIDQIITLAANRGAYVVIDLHRYRAPKQEHADFWVDFATRYKNHPALLFDLLNEPHGISWKVWQRGGRVETPDAVDESAFLSDEEKRKNSGFESIGMQAMVDAVRSTGAKNIVIAGGIFWCNDLSGITQGYALQDPTGNGIMYSWHTYNWHTDWEAKVLATAAKHPILLGEVGADINKMNFIPADAQEDPYTWVPDMLGFIQRHRLNWTGWCFHPKATPVMISDWSYTPTPFWGQFAKEALSGKPFELRRTR from the coding sequence ATGCGATCCGTAAAAATCCTGTTTGCCTTTGTCGCGCTGTTGTACGGCAATTCAGCAGTTGTTGCCGACAACCCACAATCGCTGATCTCCAACGGCAATTTTGAATCCGATTCCGATACCAACCGGTGGCCCGATGGCTGGCCACGCGTCGACGACGGCACCTGGGTCGAGGAAGCGGGGAATCGCTTCCTGCGGCTCCGCAGCCCCGAAGCTGGCAAGATGGTGATGCTGTATCGAGAGATCGCCATCCCGGAGGGAGTCGAGGCGATCGAGTTCTCATGGCGGCAGCGGATCACGGGGTTAAAAGTTGGTAAAAATTCGTGGTTCGACGCCCGCGTGTTATTGGAGTTTCTCGACGCCGATCGCAACAAGGTCGCTCCCAATCCATCGGCTCCCGCATCGCGGAAAGACACCGACGGCTGGCAGCAGCGCCGCACTGCGTTCCTGGTTCCCGAAGGGGCGCGGACGCTGAAGTGGATGCCTTGTCTGTTCCAAGTTGCGGCGGGAACGTTCGACCTGGATGACATCACGTTACAAAGAACCGACGCCGGTCCGCTGCGTGCGGCGGCGGCAAAAGCGGCTGCGGAGAGGCTGGCGAAACAGCAAGCTTCCGCTGCGAAGCGACGCGAAAAGGCAGCAGAGCTGTTGGCCGAACAGGGCACGCTGATTCTCAACGGCGACTTCGAATCGAACACCAAGCAGTCCGATTGGCCCGACCATTGGGGACGCCCCAAATCGGGCAGCTGGATTTCCGAAGCGGGGAATCATTTCCTGCGACTCGACGCCGTCGCGGGCGAATTGGTTTCGGTCTACCGAACCGTCGATATTCCCGCCGACGTGCAGGCGTTAGAACTCTCCTGGCGACAGCGTGTGACGGGGCTTCAAAAGGGGAAGCTCCCCTGGTACGACGCCCGCATCATGTTGGACCTGATCGGAATCGATGGCAAGAAACTCAAACAGCCTTCGCCTCCTTATACTCAGAAAGATACCGACGGCTGGGTCCGGCGGAGCAGTCAATTTCTGGTTCCGCCCGAGGCGCTTTCGTTGGCGTTGATGCCCAGCTTGTTTCAAGTGCAAGCGGGGCGGTTGGATCTGGATGATCTGACGCTACGCCCCGTCGACCCGGCGCCTCTGTTGGCCAAGGCGAAGCAGCGCGCCGCCGAAATCGCCGCGCGACACGTTCCCTTTGAAAAGCCCGACCAAACCAAGTGGCCTTCGCAGCTGAAGGTCGTGGGCAACCGCGTCCACGATGTCGATGGCAACGAGGTTTGGCTGCAAGGCGTCAACGTGGGAGGCCTGGAAACGCTGCCTCACGATCGCCAGATGATCAAGTCGGCTGTGGTCGCAATCGATCAATGGAAAGCCAACGTGATCCGCGTGCCGATGAAAGAATCGTTCTGGTACGGCCACAGCCCGTACCAAAAGGACGAAGGAAAAGAGTACCGCGAGATCATCGACCAGATCATCACCCTGGCCGCCAATCGCGGTGCTTACGTGGTGATCGATCTGCATCGCTACCGCGCACCGAAGCAGGAGCACGCCGATTTCTGGGTCGATTTTGCCACCCGGTACAAGAACCATCCGGCCCTTCTGTTCGACCTGTTGAACGAGCCGCATGGGATCTCGTGGAAGGTTTGGCAACGGGGAGGTCGCGTGGAGACGCCCGATGCCGTCGACGAATCGGCCTTCTTGAGCGATGAAGAGAAGCGAAAAAACAGCGGCTTCGAATCGATCGGCATGCAAGCGATGGTCGACGCGGTGCGATCGACGGGGGCAAAAAACATCGTCATCGCTGGCGGAATCTTCTGGTGCAACGATCTGTCGGGGATCACGCAGGGCTACGCGCTGCAGGACCCAACCGGGAACGGGATCATGTACTCCTGGCACACTTACAACTGGCATACCGATTGGGAAGCCAAGGTCCTGGCGACGGCGGCCAAGCATCCGATCCTGTTAGGTGAGGTGGGGGCGGACATCAACAAGATGAACTTCATTCCCGCCGACGCCCAAGAGGATCCCTACACGTGGGTTCCCGACATGTTGGGCTTTATCCAACGCCATCGATTGAACTGGACCGGATGGTGCTTCCATCCCAAAGCAACGCCGGTGATGATCTCCGATTGGAGCTACACACCGACGCCTTTCTGGGGCCAGTTTGCCAAAGAAGCCCTCTCGGGCAAACCGTTTGAACTGCGCCGCACCCGCTGA
- a CDS encoding peptidylprolyl isomerase, with protein MRNFAAMLAVTLLATATLSAANPVVVDMKTSMGPIQIEMYPDKAPETVKNFVNYANQGFYDGTIFHRVIDGFMIQGGGFTPNMQEKETGAMIQNESTNGLKNDKYTIAMARTPNPHSATSQFFINTGTDNGFLNRASARDGWGYCVFGKVTKGTEIVDAIGKVATGNVGPHGDVPRTPVIIEKVTIAQ; from the coding sequence ATGCGAAATTTCGCTGCGATGCTTGCCGTAACACTGTTGGCCACCGCCACGTTGAGCGCTGCCAATCCTGTTGTTGTCGATATGAAGACCTCGATGGGGCCGATCCAGATCGAGATGTATCCCGACAAAGCTCCTGAGACTGTCAAGAACTTCGTTAACTACGCGAACCAAGGTTTCTACGACGGCACGATCTTCCATCGCGTGATCGATGGGTTCATGATCCAAGGCGGCGGATTTACGCCCAACATGCAAGAGAAAGAAACCGGTGCGATGATTCAAAACGAATCGACCAACGGACTCAAGAACGACAAGTACACGATCGCCATGGCGCGGACTCCGAATCCTCACAGTGCGACCAGCCAGTTCTTCATCAACACCGGCACCGACAACGGTTTTTTAAACCGGGCCAGCGCTCGCGACGGTTGGGGATATTGCGTGTTTGGCAAAGTGACCAAGGGAACCGAAATCGTTGACGCGATCGGCAAAGTTGCCACCGGAAACGTCGGCCCTCACGGCGACGTCCCACGCACTCCCGTGATCATCGAAAAGGTCACGATCGCTCAATAG